DNA sequence from the Calidithermus timidus DSM 17022 genome:
TGGCCTTGAGGTTTTCGATGCCTTGCGTGTTCATCGCATCTCCTCCACACTCACGCCATGGTCGCCAGCGCCTTGCTCAGGCTGGTGAAGATGCCCTCCCCGTCCACCGACCCCAGCACGCTCTCCACCGCACGCTCGGGGTGGGGCATCATGCCCAGCACGTTGCCCCGCTCGTTGACGATGCCTGCGATGTCACCCAAGCTTCCGTTGGGGTTGCCGCCTTGCCCCTGGTGCTCGACGTAGCGGAAGACGACCTGGCGGTTTTGCTCCAGCCGCGCCAGCGTTTCCTCGTCGGCGTAGTAACGGCCCTCGCCGTGGGCGATGGGCAGGCGCAGCACCTGAGCCTGGCGGTAATCGGAGGTAAAGGGCAAGTCGGTGCGTTCGACCCGCAGGAAGATTTCCTTGCAGGTGTAGTGCAGGTTGGTGTTGGCCAGCAGTGCTCCCGGCAGCAGCTCGGCCTCGGTGAGGACTTGGAAGCCGTTGCAGATGCCCATCACCGGGTAGCCCTGCTGGGCCAGGCGGCGCACCTCGCCCATGACCGGGGAGAACTTGGCTAGCGCCCCGGCCCGCAGGTAGTCACCGTAGGAGAAGCCTCCGGGCAAAAACACCGCACCGTAGCCCTCGAGGCTGCCTTCGGTGTGCCAGACCAGCTCGGCCTTCAGCCCCACCCGCTCGAGTGCCCAGCGGGTGTCCTGGTCGCAGTTGGAGCCAGGGAAGACGATGACGGCGACTTTCACGGGGCCTCCGGCACGCGAAACGCTAAACGCCATACGCCATACGCGTCCTTACTGCCGGCGTTTTGCGTCTTGCGTCTTGCGTTTGGCATTACAAAACCTCCTGCAAGGGCTTCAGGGCTTCCAGCGCGTACACTTCCATCACCGGGTTGGCCAGCGCCTTGGCGATGGAGAGGGCGCT
Encoded proteins:
- the purQ gene encoding phosphoribosylformylglycinamidine synthase subunit PurQ, with protein sequence MKVAVIVFPGSNCDQDTRWALERVGLKAELVWHTEGSLEGYGAVFLPGGFSYGDYLRAGALAKFSPVMGEVRRLAQQGYPVMGICNGFQVLTEAELLPGALLANTNLHYTCKEIFLRVERTDLPFTSDYRQAQVLRLPIAHGEGRYYADEETLARLEQNRQVVFRYVEHQGQGGNPNGSLGDIAGIVNERGNVLGMMPHPERAVESVLGSVDGEGIFTSLSKALATMA